A single window of [Clostridium] hylemonae DSM 15053 DNA harbors:
- a CDS encoding LysR family transcriptional regulator, with protein MELRVLQYFLAVAREQSIVRAAESLHLSQPTLSTQIRNMEEELGKQLLIRGTKGSRKVTLTEEGMILRKRAEEILDLVKKTEKEITCSDEIIIGDIYIGAGETDAMRIIAKAAKKLQKDYPGIHYHLSSGNATFVKERLDKGLLDFGIVFGEVDLIKYNAIRIPAKDVWGVLMRKDSPLASKEVISPEDLWDKPLILSQQENRGGDITQWLKKQAGELNITATFNLIFNASILVDEGLGYAISFDRIINTTGNSNLCFRPLTPKVEAEMNLIWKKYQILSKPAEKFITILKEQLNDGPP; from the coding sequence ATGGAATTAAGAGTATTACAGTATTTCCTTGCTGTGGCGAGGGAGCAGAGTATCGTGCGGGCGGCTGAATCGCTGCACCTCTCCCAGCCCACACTGTCTACACAGATTCGGAATATGGAAGAAGAGCTTGGAAAGCAGCTTCTCATCCGGGGCACAAAGGGTTCACGGAAGGTAACTTTAACGGAAGAAGGAATGATACTTCGGAAACGTGCGGAAGAAATTCTTGATTTGGTGAAAAAGACAGAAAAAGAAATTACCTGCTCCGACGAAATTATCATCGGAGACATTTATATCGGCGCCGGCGAGACCGATGCCATGCGTATTATCGCCAAAGCGGCAAAGAAACTGCAGAAGGATTATCCTGGAATCCACTACCACCTTTCCAGCGGCAATGCGACATTTGTGAAAGAGCGTCTGGATAAAGGTCTGCTCGACTTTGGAATCGTATTCGGAGAAGTGGATCTAATCAAATACAACGCCATAAGGATACCGGCCAAAGATGTGTGGGGCGTGCTGATGCGGAAAGATTCTCCGCTGGCGTCCAAAGAAGTGATTTCCCCCGAAGATTTGTGGGATAAGCCACTGATCCTGTCCCAGCAGGAAAACCGGGGCGGGGACATAACGCAGTGGCTCAAGAAGCAGGCAGGGGAATTAAATATTACGGCCACATTTAATCTTATTTTTAATGCCTCCATATTGGTGGATGAAGGACTGGGATATGCCATAAGCTTCGACAGAATCATCAATACGACAGGGAACAGTAACCTCTGTTTCCGTCCCCTGACACCAAAAGTGGAGGCCGAGATGAATCTCATATGGAAGAAATACCAGATCTTATCCAAACCGGCTGAAAAGTTCATCACAATCTTGAAAGAACAATTAAACGACGGCCCCCCCTGA
- a CDS encoding 6-phosphofructokinase has protein sequence MEKNVIVGQSGGPTAAINSSLAGVYRTAKDRGAKKVYGMLHGIQGLLEERYIDLADHIKTELDAELLKRTPAAFLGSCRFKLPEIHEDREVYEKIFSILDKLEIEAFIYIGGNDSMDTIKKLSDYAIITGHPTRFVGCPKTIDNDLALTDHTPGYGSAAKYIGTSMKEIIRDSFCLEYNKGLVTIVEIMGRNAGWLTGAAALSEGEDCEGPDLIYLPELPFDIRKFGERVKKLLAKKPSVVVALSEGIRTGEGKYVCELGNSVDFVDAFGHKQLSGTAAFLANYIAGELGCKTRAIELSTLQRSASHAASRVDILEAYQVGGAAVKAADEGDSGKMVVLQRLSDDPYQCGTEVKDVHKIANDEKLVPREWVNKEGTYVTNEFISYVRPLIQGDVSPVMVDGIPRHLYRPIELVRR, from the coding sequence GCACGGCAAAGGACCGGGGAGCAAAGAAAGTATACGGGATGCTTCACGGAATACAAGGACTGTTGGAAGAGCGTTACATTGATCTGGCGGACCACATTAAGACAGAGCTGGACGCAGAACTGTTAAAGAGAACGCCGGCCGCGTTTTTAGGTTCCTGCAGATTCAAACTGCCGGAGATACACGAGGACAGGGAAGTGTACGAAAAGATATTTTCCATTCTTGACAAGCTGGAGATAGAAGCGTTTATCTATATCGGCGGTAATGACTCCATGGACACGATCAAGAAGCTGTCTGACTACGCCATCATTACCGGACATCCGACCAGATTCGTCGGCTGCCCGAAGACGATAGACAATGACCTGGCACTGACAGACCACACGCCGGGATACGGAAGTGCTGCAAAGTATATCGGTACCTCCATGAAAGAGATCATAAGAGACAGCTTCTGTCTTGAGTATAATAAAGGGCTGGTCACGATCGTAGAGATCATGGGCCGCAATGCAGGGTGGCTGACCGGCGCGGCAGCACTATCCGAAGGAGAAGACTGCGAAGGGCCGGATCTTATTTATCTGCCGGAGCTGCCGTTTGACATCCGCAAGTTCGGTGAGAGAGTGAAAAAGCTGCTGGCGAAAAAGCCGTCTGTTGTTGTGGCATTGTCAGAAGGAATCAGGACCGGAGAGGGCAAGTATGTATGCGAACTTGGCAACAGTGTAGACTTTGTAGACGCGTTCGGCCACAAGCAGCTGTCCGGGACAGCGGCGTTTCTTGCCAATTACATTGCCGGCGAGCTCGGCTGCAAGACGCGTGCCATCGAGCTCAGTACACTGCAGCGTTCTGCGTCACATGCGGCGTCCCGCGTGGATATACTGGAGGCCTATCAGGTGGGAGGCGCGGCTGTAAAAGCAGCTGATGAAGGAGACTCAGGGAAAATGGTCGTACTTCAGAGATTGTCCGACGACCCGTACCAGTGCGGAACAGAAGTAAAGGATGTGCACAAGATAGCGAACGATGAGAAGCTTGTTCCGAGAGAATGGGTGAACAAGGAAGGCACATATGTCACAAATGAATTTATCTCATATGTCAGGCCATTGATCCAGGGTGACGTGTCACCGGTCATGGTAGATGGAATTCCGAGGCATCTTTACCGTCCGATAGAGCTGGTAAGGAGATAG